A single window of Senegalia massiliensis DNA harbors:
- a CDS encoding class I SAM-dependent methyltransferase has product MYNVKSQSLDRAFQEYDKLISDYPIKIFWDMMSCANLKLNSNILEIGSGTGKATKRLLDLKFNNINCIEREYELASYMDKKFRGNINIYISSFEEWQGPNEKYDIIICANSFQYLNRDISMTKIQSILKRQGTLALIWTSCPSFNYSRDKIFDVKNDIVNNYKFYDVETKIYNWHKIYTEEEYIKFLNMQNYYYLLEEKKKQEIYYKVIDNIKENNTIKINYELVLLLLKNRENE; this is encoded by the coding sequence ATGTATAATGTTAAAAGTCAGAGTCTAGATAGAGCATTTCAAGAATATGATAAGCTAATATCAGATTATCCAATTAAAATTTTTTGGGACATGATGAGTTGTGCAAATTTAAAATTGAATAGTAATATATTAGAAATAGGTTCTGGCACTGGTAAGGCTACTAAGAGATTATTAGATTTAAAATTTAATAATATAAATTGTATAGAGAGGGAATATGAATTAGCATCTTATATGGATAAAAAATTTAGAGGTAATATAAATATATATATATCTTCATTTGAAGAATGGCAAGGGCCAAATGAAAAATATGATATTATAATATGTGCAAATTCTTTTCAATATTTGAATAGAGACATAAGTATGACTAAAATACAAAGTATTTTGAAGAGACAAGGAACATTAGCTTTAATATGGACATCATGTCCTAGCTTTAATTATTCTAGGGATAAAATATTTGATGTAAAAAATGATATAGTAAATAATTATAAATTCTATGATGTGGAAACAAAAATTTATAATTGGCATAAGATATATACAGAAGAGGAATATATTAAGTTTTTAAACATGCAGAATTATTATTATTTACTAGAAGAAAAGAAGAAGCAAGAAATTTATTATAAAGTAATAGATAATATTAAAGAAAATAATACAATAAAAATAAATTATGAACTTGTATTATTATTATTAAAGAACAGAGAAAATGAATAG
- a CDS encoding GIY-YIG nuclease family protein, whose product MNYVYILRCSDNTLYTGWTVDIKNRLKVHNSGKGAKYTRGRLPVTLEYYEKYSTKKKATKREYEIKQFKKDKKEKLIKDFKVKNQIREG is encoded by the coding sequence ATGAATTATGTTTATATATTAAGATGTAGTGATAATACTTTATATACTGGATGGACAGTAGATATAAAAAATAGATTAAAAGTACATAATAGTGGAAAAGGGGCAAAATACACACGAGGAAGGTTGCCGGTGACATTAGAGTATTATGAAAAGTATAGTACCAAAAAAAAGGCAACAAAAAGGGAATATGAAATAAAGCAGTTTAAGAAAGATAAAAAGGAAAAACTAATAAAAGATTTTAAAGTTAAAAATCAAATAAGAGAGGGGTAA
- a CDS encoding PRK06851 family protein has protein sequence MPVIKDYFPGGNTGDGFFSYYDYIIGKDANRIFLVKGGPGTGKSSLMKNIGREFYNRGYDLEYHHCSSDNNSIDAVVIPKIKVAMIDATSPHTIAAKNPGAVDEIINMGDFWDTKKMEDNKKEIISVNEKVSNSFKRGYKYLRAAKNILQNVIDLNSSFMDFGKINLETNQFISELFMGQTYSDKRGNERHLFGSSYTPEGFVNYTESVLSNAINIYSISGDPGTGKTTLFKRIYKSAIERGLDVEILHTPLIPQKIETIYIKDIKVGITINGKFKDKQKTLNLNDYRNQNLYSMYKEIMDEDQKMANMLIDKGIDNIRNAKSLHDELEKYYVENIDFEKVDEFKNILINRILQYTK, from the coding sequence ATGCCAGTAATAAAAGATTATTTTCCAGGTGGAAATACAGGGGACGGTTTCTTTTCATATTATGATTATATTATAGGAAAAGATGCTAATAGAATATTTTTAGTAAAAGGAGGGCCAGGAACTGGTAAATCTTCATTAATGAAGAATATAGGAAGAGAATTTTATAATAGAGGTTATGATTTAGAATATCATCATTGCTCTTCAGATAACAATAGTATAGATGCTGTAGTTATACCTAAAATAAAAGTAGCAATGATTGATGCAACTTCACCACATACAATTGCAGCAAAAAATCCTGGCGCAGTAGATGAAATAATAAATATGGGAGATTTTTGGGATACAAAAAAAATGGAAGATAATAAAAAGGAAATAATATCTGTAAACGAAAAAGTGAGTAATAGTTTTAAAAGAGGATATAAATATTTAAGAGCAGCTAAAAATATATTACAAAATGTTATTGATCTTAATTCTAGTTTTATGGACTTTGGAAAAATAAATTTAGAAACTAATCAATTTATTTCTGAATTGTTTATGGGTCAAACTTATTCTGATAAAAGAGGGAATGAAAGACATTTATTTGGAAGCTCTTATACACCAGAGGGATTTGTTAATTACACAGAATCAGTATTATCAAATGCTATAAATATTTATAGTATAAGTGGAGATCCAGGTACAGGAAAGACTACGTTATTTAAAAGAATTTATAAGTCTGCTATTGAAAGAGGATTAGATGTGGAAATTTTACACACTCCTTTAATTCCACAAAAAATAGAAACTATATATATAAAAGATATAAAAGTAGGTATAACTATAAATGGAAAATTTAAAGATAAGCAAAAAACATTAAATCTTAACGATTATAGAAATCAAAATCTTTATAGTATGTATAAAGAAATAATGGATGAGGATCAAAAAATGGCTAATATGTTAATTGACAAAGGGATAGATAATATTAGAAATGCAAAGTCTTTACATGATGAATTAGAGAAATATTATGTTGAAAATATTGATTTTGAAAAAGTAGATGAATTTAAAAATATATTAATAAATAGAATTTTACAATATACAAAATAA
- a CDS encoding biotin transporter BioY, producing MKTRDITLISLFVALTAVCAQISIPLPSGVPITLQILAVFLSGAILGSKYGFLSQIVYLLLGTVGIPLFSLGTGGLQILLGLTGGYIWSFPIASFIIGLITEKTSHNSNKQKIFQYGISFFIGLVIIYLFGSVQFYILSNMTYIDTIKVTILPFIIPDLIKIAISVPLAIKIKNSLLKSNLLYI from the coding sequence ATGAAAACAAGAGATATAACATTAATTTCCTTATTTGTAGCATTAACAGCTGTTTGTGCACAAATATCAATACCATTACCATCAGGGGTTCCAATTACATTACAAATTTTAGCTGTATTTTTGTCAGGAGCAATTTTAGGAAGTAAATATGGGTTCTTATCACAAATAGTATATCTTTTATTAGGAACTGTAGGTATTCCATTATTTTCTTTAGGTACAGGTGGATTACAAATATTATTAGGCCTTACTGGAGGATATATTTGGAGTTTTCCTATTGCTAGTTTTATTATAGGATTAATTACAGAAAAAACTAGTCACAATTCTAATAAACAAAAAATATTTCAATATGGTATCTCTTTTTTTATTGGTCTAGTTATAATATATCTTTTTGGATCTGTCCAGTTTTACATATTATCAAATATGACTTATATAGACACTATAAAAGTCACAATATTACCATTTATAATACCAGATCTGATAAAAATAGCAATTTCTGTTCCACTGGCAATTAAAATAAAAAATTCTCTATTAAAATCAAATTTGTTATATATATAA
- a CDS encoding methylated-DNA--[protein]-cysteine S-methyltransferase: MKENLNYILYLDSPIGIIEIQADDKYILSVNFVKQIRFKEKYNELNLKCKRQLEEYLKGNRKEFSIPIKIQGTKFQEKVWNALQNINYGEVCSYGDIAKDINNEKAYRAVGNANNKNNISIIIPCHRVIGSNGKLVGYGSGLWRKQWLIDHERKNKNG, from the coding sequence ATCAAAGAAAATTTAAATTATATATTGTATTTAGATTCACCTATAGGAATTATAGAAATACAAGCTGATGATAAATATATTTTATCTGTGAATTTTGTTAAACAAATAAGATTTAAGGAAAAATATAATGAATTAAATTTAAAATGTAAAAGACAATTAGAAGAGTATCTTAAAGGAAATAGAAAAGAATTTTCTATTCCTATTAAAATACAAGGAACTAAATTTCAAGAAAAAGTTTGGAATGCATTACAAAATATTAATTATGGTGAAGTGTGTTCTTATGGAGATATAGCAAAAGATATTAACAATGAAAAAGCATATAGAGCAGTAGGAAATGCTAATAACAAAAATAATATTTCAATAATAATACCTTGTCATAGAGTTATAGGTAGTAATGGAAAATTAGTTGGATATGGTTCAGGTTTATGGAGAAAGCAATGGCTAATAGATCATGAGAGGAAGAATAAGAATGGGTAG
- a CDS encoding ectonucleotide pyrophosphatase/phosphodiesterase, translating to MGRKTKHLIIVSFDGLSTLDFDYINKLPNFKEFIQDSSYCKNVYSVYPSLTYPAHTSIVTGKYPNNHGVINNTFLQLNTASPDWYWHRKSIKSETFYDIAIQKGMKVAALLWPVTAKSKIQYNMPEIFANRKWENQIIVSLLNGSPIYQLSMNFKYGNIRKGKSQPELDNFTSSCLNYTLENKKPDVTMVHFTDLDTIRHNFGFYSKEAKDALKRHDNRLGKIINTLKKSNMYDESTIILLGDHSSLNEDKIICINKLFKDNGLIEVDNIGNIKSWKAILKNCDGSAYIYINNDDSQVKEKVLNVLNKFNDKYNCIEDIFSSSQAKELGADENCSFMLEAKEGYYFLDNHDRNVIEHIDKNDVGQVPHVTLSTHGYSPFKENYTTVFMAKGKGIKKNIILENMNLIDYANTFSKLLGFRMENIDGRTLDEIIN from the coding sequence ATGGGTAGAAAAACTAAACATTTAATAATTGTTTCATTTGATGGCTTATCAACTTTAGATTTTGATTATATAAATAAATTACCAAATTTTAAAGAGTTTATCCAGGACTCATCATATTGTAAAAATGTATATAGTGTTTATCCAAGTCTTACTTATCCTGCACATACTAGTATAGTTACAGGGAAATATCCTAATAATCATGGAGTAATAAACAATACTTTTTTACAATTAAATACAGCTTCTCCTGATTGGTATTGGCATAGAAAATCTATTAAGTCAGAAACATTTTATGATATAGCAATACAAAAAGGAATGAAAGTAGCTGCACTTTTATGGCCTGTAACTGCTAAATCAAAAATACAGTATAATATGCCTGAGATATTTGCAAATAGAAAATGGGAAAATCAAATAATAGTTTCTTTACTAAATGGGAGTCCAATTTATCAATTATCAATGAATTTTAAATATGGAAATATAAGAAAAGGCAAATCTCAACCTGAATTAGATAATTTTACAAGTAGTTGTTTAAATTATACATTAGAAAATAAGAAACCAGATGTTACAATGGTTCATTTTACTGATTTAGATACTATAAGACATAATTTTGGATTTTATTCTAAAGAAGCCAAAGATGCATTGAAAAGACATGATAATAGATTAGGAAAAATAATAAATACCCTTAAGAAATCAAATATGTATGATGAAAGTACCATTATTCTATTAGGAGATCATAGTAGTTTAAATGAAGATAAAATTATTTGTATTAATAAACTTTTTAAAGATAATGGACTTATTGAAGTTGATAATATTGGAAATATAAAAAGTTGGAAAGCAATACTTAAAAATTGTGATGGTTCTGCTTATATTTATATAAATAATGATGATAGTCAGGTAAAGGAAAAAGTATTAAATGTATTAAATAAGTTTAATGATAAATATAATTGTATTGAGGATATATTTTCATCAAGTCAGGCAAAAGAATTAGGTGCAGATGAAAATTGTAGTTTTATGCTTGAAGCAAAAGAAGGATATTATTTTCTAGACAATCATGACAGAAATGTAATAGAACACATAGATAAGAATGATGTAGGACAAGTTCCACATGTAACTTTATCAACACATGGATATTCACCTTTTAAAGAAAATTATACAACTGTATTTATGGCAAAAGGAAAAGGGATTAAGAAAAATATCATATTAGAAAATATGAATTTGATAGATTATGCAAACACTTTTTCCAAATTATTAGGGTTTAGGATGGAAAATATAGACGGAAGGACGTTAGATGAAATAATTAATTGA
- a CDS encoding MFS transporter: MNKMNKLEKSWILYDWANSAYTLTVVSTILPLFFKMILTDAGKTQSMSTAYWGYINSLATFIIAIIAPILGTMADYRGYKKIFFVSFVSLGIFATLGLSFVTTGLWPILLIFYLISSVGFAGANVFYDAFLTDVTTKDKMDKVSTYGFALGYIGSTIPFIISLAIVILSQMEIISMSMSLAFKISFIITALWWGVFSLPMIKNVKQVYGIKREDKVMKKSFIRLYNTFKNITKHKQVFIFLVAYFFYIDGVSTIIKMATSYGADLGIGMTTLLIVLLVTQFVAFPFAIIYGKLAERFTARKMIIFGIIVYIFICIYAYFLDSAFDFWLLAILVGTSQGGVQGLSRSYFGKLVPKENSSEFFGFYNIFGKFAAIMGPLLVGGVTHITGQTNYGVFSIIVLFVIGLLIFLKTPVEKEISKTNVKN, from the coding sequence ATGAATAAAATGAATAAACTAGAAAAAAGTTGGATACTTTATGACTGGGCTAATTCTGCTTATACACTTACTGTAGTTTCTACAATCTTGCCTTTATTTTTTAAAATGATTTTAACAGATGCAGGAAAAACTCAATCAATGTCAACAGCATACTGGGGATATATTAATTCCTTAGCTACGTTTATAATTGCAATAATTGCACCTATACTGGGAACAATGGCAGATTATAGAGGATATAAAAAGATATTTTTTGTAAGCTTTGTATCTCTTGGTATATTTGCAACCTTAGGACTTTCTTTTGTTACTACTGGATTATGGCCTATATTATTAATATTTTATCTTATAAGTTCTGTAGGATTTGCAGGAGCAAATGTTTTTTATGATGCTTTTCTTACGGATGTTACTACTAAAGATAAAATGGATAAGGTTTCTACATATGGATTTGCACTTGGCTACATAGGAAGCACAATACCATTTATTATATCCCTTGCAATAGTTATACTTTCTCAGATGGAGATTATTTCTATGAGTATGTCTCTTGCATTTAAAATATCTTTTATAATAACTGCATTATGGTGGGGAGTATTTTCTTTACCTATGATAAAAAATGTAAAACAAGTTTATGGTATTAAAAGAGAAGATAAAGTAATGAAAAAAAGTTTTATAAGATTATATAATACTTTTAAAAACATAACAAAACATAAACAAGTATTTATATTTTTAGTTGCTTATTTTTTCTATATTGATGGTGTATCAACTATAATTAAAATGGCTACAAGTTATGGAGCAGATTTAGGTATAGGTATGACTACTCTCTTAATAGTTCTATTGGTCACTCAATTTGTAGCATTTCCTTTTGCAATTATTTATGGGAAATTAGCAGAACGATTTACTGCTAGAAAAATGATTATATTTGGCATAATAGTATATATATTTATTTGTATTTATGCATATTTTTTGGATAGTGCTTTTGATTTTTGGTTACTTGCTATACTTGTAGGAACATCTCAAGGAGGAGTTCAGGGATTAAGCAGATCTTATTTTGGAAAATTAGTACCAAAAGAAAATTCAAGTGAGTTTTTTGGTTTCTATAATATATTTGGAAAATTTGCAGCAATAATGGGGCCACTTCTTGTAGGGGGAGTAACACATATTACTGGACAAACAAATTATGGCGTATTTAGTATAATAGTATTATTTGTAATAGGATTATTAATATTTTTAAAAACGCCTGTTGAAAAAGAAATTTCAAAAACTAATGTTAAAAATTAA
- a CDS encoding HD domain-containing protein, translating into MNREKAFELLKEYVKEDSLIKHSLAVESSMIAYAKHFDEDVERWSISGLLHDIDFEMYPDEHPYKGIDILRKKGIDEDIIHAIKGHGSKEEERNSLMAKTLYAIDELSSFVVASALVRPTKFEGLKPKSVKKKLKTKSFAAAVDRDQIKESAEDIEMDFNEHLNIVIEGLKSREKELNKQGLSLL; encoded by the coding sequence TTGAATAGGGAAAAAGCTTTTGAATTATTAAAAGAATATGTTAAAGAAGATAGTCTTATAAAACATTCACTTGCAGTTGAATCAAGTATGATAGCTTATGCTAAACATTTTGATGAAGATGTAGAGAGATGGTCTATATCAGGATTACTGCATGATATTGATTTTGAAATGTATCCAGATGAGCATCCTTATAAAGGTATAGACATTTTAAGGAAAAAGGGAATAGATGAAGATATAATACATGCTATAAAGGGACATGGATCAAAAGAAGAAGAAAGAAATTCTCTTATGGCAAAAACATTATATGCTATAGATGAATTATCTAGCTTCGTGGTAGCATCAGCACTTGTAAGACCTACTAAATTTGAAGGTTTAAAACCTAAGTCTGTAAAAAAGAAATTAAAAACAAAATCCTTTGCTGCTGCGGTAGATAGAGATCAGATAAAAGAGAGTGCAGAAGATATAGAAATGGATTTTAATGAACATTTAAATATTGTAATAGAAGGTCTTAAAAGTAGAGAAAAGGAACTTAATAAACAAGGATTAAGTTTATTATAG
- a CDS encoding SEC-C metal-binding domain-containing protein, translating into MSLYKEWTNLVESHATPEQYEEFWKLYLPQEQKIYEAILSNKENIVKGNIKDLASKFDVEPVILTGFIDGINSSLNNEIDLDSLEENNNIEININFEKLFYNMHDAKAKWLYKLPQWEDVLSKEKRKEIKKEYDKTVIVVKEEKIGRNDPCPCGSGKKYKKCCLNK; encoded by the coding sequence ATGAGTTTATATAAAGAATGGACAAATTTAGTGGAATCACATGCTACGCCAGAACAATATGAAGAATTTTGGAAATTGTATCTTCCACAAGAACAAAAAATTTATGAAGCGATATTATCTAATAAAGAAAATATTGTAAAAGGAAATATAAAAGATTTAGCATCAAAATTCGATGTAGAACCTGTTATACTTACAGGATTTATTGATGGTATAAATTCTAGTTTAAACAATGAGATAGATTTAGATTCACTAGAAGAAAATAATAATATAGAAATCAATATTAACTTTGAAAAATTATTTTATAATATGCATGATGCTAAAGCAAAATGGCTTTATAAATTACCTCAATGGGAAGATGTTTTATCTAAAGAAAAAAGAAAAGAGATTAAAAAAGAATATGATAAAACAGTTATAGTAGTAAAAGAAGAAAAAATTGGTAGAAACGACCCTTGCCCTTGTGGAAGTGGTAAAAAGTATAAAAAGTGTTGTTTAAATAAATAA
- a CDS encoding aminopeptidase P family protein, with protein MEKSFFIQNRKKLVENLENNSLVILFSGNPPHKSADEDYEFLPNMNFYYNTGLKREKFILVVLKTNDKIVERIYIEKPNPQLEKWVGKKLRKDEVKSISGIEKVIYLEEFKSNLNSILNTKNIENVYLDLEKSNWDDDFKKSHLFARDLNEKYPQINIKNIYNKISDMRIIKSEEEIKNIKKAISITKEGIESLMKNSKPGLYEYQLEAFFDFSIKYNGAKDYAFKTIAASGKNATILHYEENDQILKESDLILFDLGSKWNYYSSDISRTFPINGKFSKRQREVYEAVLEAEIKTIEKVKPGITLKELNDYTKSILIEKAKKLNILKNDDEITKYYFHGVSHHMGLDTHDVGDRERKLEKGMVITVEPGLYIEDENIGIRIEDDVLVTEDGCINLSKDIIKTVDEIEEFMINR; from the coding sequence ATGGAAAAAAGTTTTTTTATACAAAATAGAAAGAAATTAGTAGAAAATTTAGAGAATAATTCTTTAGTAATATTATTTTCAGGTAATCCACCTCATAAAAGCGCAGATGAAGATTATGAGTTTTTACCTAATATGAATTTTTATTATAATACAGGACTTAAAAGAGAGAAATTTATATTAGTAGTTTTAAAAACAAATGATAAAATAGTTGAAAGAATTTATATAGAAAAACCTAATCCACAGCTAGAAAAATGGGTTGGTAAAAAACTTAGAAAAGATGAAGTTAAAAGCATAAGTGGGATAGAAAAAGTAATTTATTTAGAAGAATTTAAATCTAATTTAAATTCAATTTTAAACACTAAAAATATTGAAAATGTATATCTTGATTTAGAAAAATCTAATTGGGATGATGATTTTAAAAAGTCTCATTTGTTTGCAAGAGATTTAAATGAAAAATATCCGCAAATAAATATTAAAAACATTTATAATAAAATAAGTGATATGAGAATAATAAAAAGTGAAGAAGAAATAAAAAATATTAAAAAAGCTATATCTATAACTAAAGAAGGAATAGAAAGTTTAATGAAAAACTCTAAACCTGGATTATATGAATATCAATTGGAAGCTTTTTTTGATTTTAGTATAAAGTATAATGGGGCTAAAGATTATGCATTTAAAACTATAGCAGCTTCAGGTAAAAATGCAACAATATTACATTATGAAGAAAATGATCAAATTCTTAAGGAAAGTGACTTAATATTATTTGATTTAGGATCAAAATGGAATTATTATAGTTCAGATATTTCAAGAACATTCCCTATAAATGGAAAATTTTCTAAAAGACAGAGAGAAGTTTACGAAGCAGTATTAGAGGCGGAGATAAAAACAATAGAAAAAGTTAAACCAGGAATTACTTTAAAAGAACTTAATGATTATACTAAAAGTATATTAATAGAAAAAGCTAAAAAATTAAACATATTGAAAAATGATGACGAGATAACAAAGTATTATTTTCATGGAGTATCACATCATATGGGATTAGATACTCATGATGTAGGGGATAGAGAAAGAAAATTAGAAAAAGGAATGGTTATAACAGTTGAACCAGGATTATATATTGAAGATGAAAATATAGGTATAAGAATAGAAGATGATGTTTTAGTTACAGAGGATGGATGTATAAATTTATCTAAAGATATAATAAAAACTGTAGATGAGATAGAAGAGTTTATGATAAATAGATAG
- a CDS encoding alanyl-tRNA editing protein — protein MTEKVYLENPYLMKLNAKIVENKFKNNKFYVILNRTIFYPNMSGGQLGDKGSIDGIEVLDVYEKNDDIIHVLSDLPKNEIVELCINWDIRFQNMQQHTGQHIVSNAFSKLLDFETISFHMTKDFNYIDMKANFLNQNIIDKIESYSNRIVFSNFEIYCYISNHKNLSKIPLRGTPKKEKDIRIVEINNLDFCACGGTHHRRTGEVGLIKLINWYKIKENYRVEFVCGVKALEDYNFKNNIITKLKNDLSININETLESINKIKSELEDYKKSNTILKSKLIDYKTIWLKNNSIKYKNIKIISDAIDEFDLNETRKIINNISCYNNYVMIIGINQNNKSQFIIAKSSNLNIDIKNIFDKLLYSINGNGGGNENIYQGGCNEPNKAQSIVTTGLNLIKEEINR, from the coding sequence ATGACGGAAAAAGTTTATTTAGAAAATCCTTATTTGATGAAATTGAATGCTAAAATAGTGGAAAATAAATTTAAAAATAATAAATTTTATGTAATATTAAATAGAACAATATTTTATCCCAATATGTCTGGAGGACAATTAGGTGATAAAGGTAGTATTGATGGAATTGAAGTTTTAGATGTTTACGAAAAGAATGATGATATAATACATGTTTTAAGTGATTTACCTAAAAACGAAATTGTTGAATTATGTATTAACTGGGATATAAGATTTCAAAATATGCAACAACATACAGGCCAGCATATAGTCTCCAATGCCTTCTCAAAGCTACTTGATTTTGAAACAATAAGTTTTCATATGACTAAAGATTTTAATTATATAGATATGAAAGCTAATTTTCTAAATCAAAATATTATAGATAAAATAGAATCTTATTCTAATAGAATTGTATTTTCTAATTTTGAAATTTATTGTTATATTAGTAATCATAAAAACCTCTCAAAAATACCTTTGAGAGGAACTCCCAAAAAAGAAAAAGATATTAGAATAGTAGAAATTAATAACTTAGATTTTTGTGCTTGTGGTGGAACACATCATAGAAGAACAGGCGAAGTAGGTCTTATAAAACTAATAAATTGGTATAAAATTAAAGAAAATTATAGAGTTGAATTTGTATGTGGTGTAAAAGCATTAGAAGATTATAATTTTAAAAATAATATAATTACTAAACTTAAAAATGATCTTAGTATAAATATTAATGAAACTTTAGAGTCAATAAATAAAATTAAATCAGAGTTAGAAGACTATAAAAAATCTAATACAATTTTAAAGTCTAAATTAATTGATTATAAGACTATTTGGTTAAAAAATAATTCAATCAAATATAAAAATATAAAAATAATATCTGATGCTATAGATGAATTTGATTTAAATGAAACAAGAAAAATTATTAATAATATCTCTTGTTACAATAATTATGTAATGATAATAGGTATAAATCAAAATAATAAATCTCAGTTTATTATAGCAAAATCTTCCAACTTAAATATAGATATTAAAAATATTTTTGATAAGTTACTTTATTCAATTAATGGTAATGGTGGTGGAAATGAAAATATATACCAAGGTGGATGTAACGAACCTAATAAAGCACAATCAATAGTTACTACTGGTTTAAATTTAATAAAAGAAGAAATAAATAGATAG
- the eam gene encoding glutamate 2,3-aminomutase, translating into MKEQKLKRKASLERAEVLRKSIDDYLKIRDSIPKGLELEEEYNENKKHILEVLNANEEDWNDYKWQLKNRVSDIETLNKLIELSDVEKSSIEKVGKKYRWAISPYYISLMHKNDKYDPIRMLSIPSIIEIVDEVGDNDPMGEEYTNPAGSITRRYPDRLIINVTNECAMYCRHCQRRRNIGQVDNHTNTESINESINYIKNNPEIRDVLITGGDPLTLSDDRLEWILKSLKEIPHVEYIRIGSRTLVTMPQRITDNLVDMLKKYHPIYINSHFNHPKEITRESKEACEKLANAGIPLGNQAVLLNGINNDKYIMRSLNHELLKIRVKPYYIFHAKHVKGTTHFNTSVDDGIEIMEYLRGYTSGMAIPTYIINAPKGQGKTPILPEYLISRGKDYIMIRTWEGKVLKYENHPTLDIKKVY; encoded by the coding sequence ATGAAAGAACAGAAATTAAAAAGGAAAGCATCTTTAGAAAGGGCTGAAGTTTTACGTAAATCAATCGATGATTACTTAAAAATCAGAGATTCTATACCAAAAGGACTTGAGTTAGAAGAGGAATATAATGAAAATAAAAAGCATATTTTAGAAGTTCTAAATGCTAATGAAGAAGATTGGAACGACTATAAATGGCAATTGAAAAATAGAGTTTCTGATATAGAAACATTAAATAAATTAATAGAATTATCTGATGTGGAAAAGAGCTCAATAGAAAAAGTAGGTAAAAAATATAGATGGGCAATTTCTCCATATTATATAAGCTTAATGCATAAAAATGATAAATATGACCCAATTAGAATGTTATCGATACCATCTATAATTGAAATAGTAGATGAGGTAGGAGATAATGATCCTATGGGAGAAGAATATACAAACCCTGCTGGAAGTATTACAAGAAGATATCCTGATAGATTAATAATAAATGTTACAAATGAATGTGCTATGTACTGTAGACATTGTCAAAGGAGAAGAAATATAGGTCAAGTTGACAATCATACTAATACTGAGTCAATAAATGAATCTATTAATTATATTAAAAATAATCCTGAAATAAGAGATGTTCTAATAACTGGAGGAGATCCCCTTACTTTATCAGACGATAGGTTAGAATGGATACTCAAAAGTCTTAAAGAAATACCTCATGTTGAATATATAAGAATAGGATCAAGAACACTTGTTACTATGCCGCAACGAATTACTGATAACCTAGTTGATATGTTAAAAAAATATCACCCAATATATATAAACTCTCATTTTAATCATCCTAAAGAAATAACAAGAGAATCCAAGGAAGCTTGTGAAAAATTAGCAAATGCAGGGATACCATTAGGAAATCAAGCAGTATTACTAAATGGAATAAATAACGATAAATATATAATGAGATCATTAAATCATGAATTACTTAAGATAAGGGTTAAACCATATTATATATTTCATGCTAAACATGTAAAGGGAACTACTCATTTCAATACTTCTGTAGACGATGGAATAGAAATAATGGAATACCTAAGAGGTTATACATCTGGAATGGCAATACCTACTTATATAATTAATGCTCCTAAAGGTCAAGGTAAGACACCAATATTACCAGAATATTTAATTTCAAGGGGAAAAGATTATATAATGATTAGAACTTGGGAAGGTAAAGTTTTGAAGTATGAAAATCATCCTACTTTAGATATAAAGAAAGTTTATTAG